A region of Lycium barbarum isolate Lr01 chromosome 1, ASM1917538v2, whole genome shotgun sequence DNA encodes the following proteins:
- the LOC132630846 gene encoding phenolic glucoside malonyltransferase 1-like has protein sequence MATVIEQCQVAPPPGSAVELTLPFTYFDHFWLAFHRMRRILFYKLSIPKSDFVQNIIPPLKDSLSLALKHYTPLAGNVACPLDSSGYPELRYVMDDSVSVTFSETDMDFNYFIGDHPHIAKDFYHFLPQLAEPKDAPGIKLAPVLAIQVTLFPNVGISIGFTNHHAAGDGATIVGFIRAWALLHKFGGHEQFLENEFIPFYDRSVIKDPHGQGMSIWEDMKKDNLEMRDIVTPPDKVRGTFTITRDDIGKLKNLILSRRPSLTHVTSFIVTCAYVWTCLIKSEAAIGEDIDDNVMEFFGCPADCRARFNPPLPPSYFGNCIAGYIARIRHADLARKEGFTIAVELIRESIQKRMNDEEWILNGSWFRQYFDVDVNRCLTVAGSPKLDLYAADFGWGRPAKLEFVSIDSGDGISMSLSKSKDFDGDLEVGLSLSKTQMNAFAAIFTHGLSFQ, from the coding sequence ATGGCAACTGTGATTGAGCAATGCCAAGTAGCGCCACCTCCCGGCAGTGCAGTGGAGTTGACACTCCCATTTACGTATTTCGATCATTTCTGGTTAGCTTTCCACCGTATGCGGCGGATTTTATTCTACAAGCTCTCCATTCCCAAATCCGATTTCGTCCAAAACATTATTCCTCCTCTTAAAGATTCACTCTCCCTCGCTCTCAAACACTATACACCCTTAGCTGGCAACGTTGCTTGTCCGCTAGATTCTAGCGGATATCCTGAGCTACGTTATGTGATGGACGATTCTGTATCTGTTACTTTTTCTGAGACTGATATGGATTTCAATTATTTCATTGGTGACCATCCCCATATTGCTAAGGATTTTTATCACTTTCTTCCCCAGTTGGCGGAACCTAAGGATGCACCGGGGATCAAATTAGCCCCGGTCTTAGCAATTCAAGTGACACTTTTTCCAAATGTTGGCATATCCATTGGTTTCACTAACCATCACGCTGCCGGTGATGGAGCTACCATAGTAGGATTCATAAGGGCATGGGCTCTGCTCCACAAATTTGGTGGACATGAACAATTCTTAGAAAATGAGTTCATTCCATTTTATGATAGGTCCGTAATCAAAGACCCTCATGGACAAGGGATGTCCATATGGGAGGATATGAAGAAAGATAATCTAGAGATGCGTGACATAGTGACTCCTCCTGACAAGGTTCGAGGTACATTTACTATAACACGAGATGATATCGGAAAACTCAAGAATTTGATATTGTCAAGACGACCGAGTCTAACTCATGTAACCTCTTTCATCGTAACGTGTGCTTATGTATGGACTTGCTTGATAAAATCAGAGGCCGCGATCGGAGAAGATATAGACGATAATGTAATGGAGTTCTTTGGATGTCCAGCAGATTGTAGAGCGCGATTCAATCCACCACTTCCTCCATCTTATTTTGGGAATTGCATAGCAGGGTACATTGCAAGAATAAGACATGCTGACTTAGCTAGAAAGGAAGGTTTTACGATTGCTGTGGAATTAATTAGGGAATCCATTCAGAAAAGAATGAATGATGAGGAGTGGATCCTGAATGGTAGCTGGTTTAGACAATATTTCGATGTAGACGTGAATCGGTGCCTTACAGTTGCTGGATCACCAAAGCTTGACTTATATGCTGCTGATTTTGGCTGGGGAAGGCCTGCGAAGTTAGAGTTCGTTTCTATTGACAGTGGTGATGGAATATCGATGTCTCTTAGTAAATCCAAGGACTTCGATGGAGATTTAGAGGTTGGCTTGTCTTTGTCTAAAACTCAAATGAATGCTTTTGCTGCTATATTCACCCACGGGCTTAGCTTTCAATAA